DNA sequence from the Cohnella herbarum genome:
CGGGGTCTCGCCGTTCGTCGCGAAGCTGTCCTTCAGAACGTAAATGAGCGGGAGTTCTTCGAGTTTTAGATTTTGAGCGGCGCCATAGCCGTAGATCAACGCATGCTGGCTTCCTTGCAGATCGATATCGATTTCCTTGACCTCGCCTTTAACAAGGCTTATTTCATCGGACAGCTGCTGTTTATTGCCGTTGTATACTTTAAACTTCAGATTCTCTTTTCCAACGATAACGAGGTGCAAGGTGTTGAATTTCTCGCCAAAATCAATCTTAATAGATCCGCTCTCCAGGTAATCCGCCGTGAATGCATAAGCTCCGTTATATTGCTTTCCGCCGAATACAAGCTGCTGCTTATTGATAACATCGTATAGAAAGAGGGCTTTATTTTCGACTTTAACTCGTTCGGAATAAAAATTCAGAGCCGTGTTAGAACTGCCGAGAAGTACCGTACGGTTTGCCCCGTCATAGGACACCGGGACATCGAAGCCGTTCGCGATTACCCGAAGCGGAAGGTAGGTCGTTCCATTATAGACGATCGGCAGTACTTCGTTTCCTTTATCGTCGGTCGGTCGCCAATTAACGCCGTTCTTGATAAATTTGATATCCCCGTTCAAATACGCTTTAATCTCGGTAAGATTGCTCGCGGCATAACCTACGCCCGCTGTATAGAATAAAGCGATTACGACAAGCAATACGATGATTTTGGACCTTTTCATCCTTGTTTCCTCCCTATTTTATCGCTAATACCTGTTTACAGTATCATGAAGATGTACCCTTAGATATTATCCGAAAGTTGTAAATAACGGTTGGAAGGCTTGGGATTCGGCCTATTCACGAAAAACATAGATTGAATAAAAAAAGATCCCTTTGATAGGGATCTCGATAGAGTCTTGGATCGTGCTTAGGAAACCATTCGCATGAAACTCTGCGTCGCGGAGTGAGAGTAGAAGTGGGAGTTGGCCATAGGCTGCACGGCATGCGATTGACGTGAAAGCGGGGTTTGTAAGACGCCGATTGCCATGACGGGCTCCGCGTAGACTTGCATGGCAAGTTCGACGAGCGTCGGAACGTCTCCCGTGCGATAAGCGGAAGCAAGCGCCCGGAGAAATGTCCGTTCATGCTCCTCTGACGGCAAAGGAATCGTGCCTGCTTCCATGTCCCCTCGAATCGCGTCCAGCGACTTTCGAGCGCGATGGAGAGCTGCTTTCACCGCGCCTTCCGTCGTTTGAAGTTTGGCGGCGGTTTCGGCAATCGAAAAGTCGAACACTTCCCTTAGCAAGAAAACGGTTCTCTGCAGAGGGGATAAATGCTCCATCAGGGCATGAAGCGCTATTTCGATCTCGAGAAATCCGTTGTCCGGCAAGGAGGCGGCGATCTGTTCGCTCTTCAAGATTCGGACGAGTACGGATTGTCTTCTCGTTCGGTCGATCCAAGCGTTCTTGGCGATTCGCAGCAATAGCGCTTCGGGATTATGATGGTTAAAGTATTTCAACGAGCTAAGCGCTTTAACCCAAGTGTCCTGCGCTAAATCCTCTGCATCCCATGGGCATTCCGTGAGAGAAAGACAATATCTGTTCAACGTCGTTCGCAATTGTTCGAAGGTTCCGTTGCCCGGTTCGAGCGCGGCGAGTATTTCATTATCGGCCAAGGTCATCCGTATTGCTCCTTTACCTTGAATTGACGGTAACCGTC
Encoded proteins:
- a CDS encoding stalk domain-containing protein produces the protein MKRSKIIVLLVVIALFYTAGVGYAASNLTEIKAYLNGDIKFIKNGVNWRPTDDKGNEVLPIVYNGTTYLPLRVIANGFDVPVSYDGANRTVLLGSSNTALNFYSERVKVENKALFLYDVINKQQLVFGGKQYNGAYAFTADYLESGSIKIDFGEKFNTLHLVIVGKENLKFKVYNGNKQQLSDEISLVKGEVKEIDIDLQGSQHALIYGYGAAQNLKLEELPLIYVLKDSFATNGETPPGGLVMPEDTGTGVPDIK
- a CDS encoding RNA polymerase sigma factor; translation: MTLADNEILAALEPGNGTFEQLRTTLNRYCLSLTECPWDAEDLAQDTWVKALSSLKYFNHHNPEALLLRIAKNAWIDRTRRQSVLVRILKSEQIAASLPDNGFLEIEIALHALMEHLSPLQRTVFLLREVFDFSIAETAAKLQTTEGAVKAALHRARKSLDAIRGDMEAGTIPLPSEEHERTFLRALASAYRTGDVPTLVELAMQVYAEPVMAIGVLQTPLSRQSHAVQPMANSHFYSHSATQSFMRMVS